A section of the Phaseolus vulgaris cultivar G19833 chromosome 8, P. vulgaris v2.0, whole genome shotgun sequence genome encodes:
- the LOC137824473 gene encoding uncharacterized protein: MSGDEATTPSAKPKASATATDSPLKMQTAVDSLSSIVPSLSKLTPASLLTSPDLYSKISALLRQPNSGAGDNNLCRWLYDTFQSGVVDLQLLVLRFLPVIAGVYLSRVADRKPQAGFEAVLLALYAYETTSRAGKPVSITIPDLSQPSVYHEATAKTPGKGPANSAATDPEIAVVSPALEPHGTVRSTRRARIVGVALELFYAKIGHMPVSSKTDFCEFCKVWAGQDGEMYKNFEEGEMCKKLEDGGAKEEEEGVVEKKNRVEGRVPLSWELLQPVMRILGHCLLGPNNNKHVELCNKANEACRSLFSRSMHDVNPKAILPMRSLLRLSKTVMPNHPDPTELPFSDVISL; the protein is encoded by the coding sequence ATGTCCGGCGACGAAGCCACCACTCCCTCCGCCAAACCCAAAGCTTCCGCCACCGCAACGGACTCCCCGTTGAAAATGCAAACCGCCGTGGACTCGCTCTCCTCCATCGTCCCCTCTCTCTCCAAGCTCACCCCTGCCTCTCTCCTCACCAGCCCCGACCTCTACTCCAAAATCTCCGCCCTCCTCCGCCAGCCCAACTCCGGCGCCGGCGACAACAACCTCTGCCGTTGGCTCTACGACACGTTCCAGTCAGGCGTCGTGGACCTCCAGCTCCTTGTTCTCCGCTTCCTCCCCGTCATCGCCGGCGTCTACCTCTCACGCGTCGCCGACCGGAAACCCCAAGCCGGCTTCGAAGCCGTTCTCCTGGCCCTCTACGCGTACGAAACAACCTCACGCGCCGGGAAGCCCGTGTCCATAACGATCCCCGACCTCTCACAACCCAGCGTGTACCACGAGGCCACCGCGAAAACCCCCGGCAAAGGCCCCGCCAACTCCGCCGCCACCGACCCCGAAATCGCCGTGGTCTCCCCCGCGCTGGAGCCCCACGGCACCGTGCGGTCCACGCGCCGTGCCCGCATTGTGGGCGTGGCGCTGGAACTCTTCTACGCGAAGATCGGGCACATGCCGGTGTCCTCAAAGACCGATTTTTGCGAGTTTTGCAAGGTGTGGGCAGGGCAAGACGGTGAGATGTATAAGAATTTTGAAGAGGGTGAGATGTGTAAGAAGTTGGAAGACGGCGGAgcgaaggaagaagaagaaggggtgGTTGAAAAGAAGAACAGGGTCGAAGGTCGAGTTCCTCTGTCTTGGGAACTGTTGCAACCTGTTATGAGGATTCTGGGACACTGTCTGTTGGGTCCCAATAACAACAAACATGTTGAGCTCTGTAACAAGGCCAATGAAGCATGCAGATCCTTGTTTTCAAGGAGCATGCATGATGTTAACCCTAAAGCTATTCTACCTATGAGAAGTCTCTTGAGACTCTCCAAAACTGTTATGCCCAACCACCCTGATCCCACTGAACTACCTTTCTCTGATGTTATTTCTCTTTGA